The DNA window CGTTTCCTGGACATTCTATACTGAATCACCGAttaatattcttatattttaaaCCATTGTTATAAAAACCGGACTGAAAGGTTCCACCGGAAACCGGTGGCCAGTCCGCTTCAGCTATGATTAAAAACCAGAAAAGGAAACTCAACCGGAATGGACAAAAAAACCGCCCAAATCGGTGAACTGTTGAACTGGTTTAATCATAAAAAGCGgacagtttttaaaaatttgatttttttttaaaataggaatatatataagatatagctgtatttttattattacaagagatatatataatatgtatataatttttctaaaatatacaATATTATGTTATTGCAAAATATggttgtatttatttttatttaattttagacaGGTGCAACCGGTTCAACGTTGAACCAGTGGCCACAGTGGTTCTACCAACGGTTCGGAATTTAAAACACTGGTTTATCTGCTGTGTACACCTTGCCCGTTCAATCTTCATAAAATTCTTAACGTTACAATATAAAGATGATCATATTCCTATATTTAAACTGTTGTGTACACATTTTCTGTTCAATCTTCACAAAAGTCTTTACGTAACAGATAGAAGTAACAAAATTAATATGTTCAATTTTCTATGAGTTATATGGCACATAAACTTCTCGAATTATACATTTCAGCATTTCCTTTCTATatatattcttataaaaaaattcatttcagCATTTTTTATTTCAGCGTTCACATTTTCATGGTAGTCCTGAAACAGAGAACAGAAACATTTAGAGTTAAATAATCAAACAGTACAATATGATGTTAATAAAACTGAACATATAACTAATTTCTGAAGTTGAATAGAATTTTGAGGCATTGGCAAGAATTGCTAcacaaaacaaaacaagtacAAAAGAGCTAGTTCTTTGGAATGTTTTTCCCAACAATCTTAGCCGGTGCAATTCGTAGAAGATTTCCTGGCTTACCAGGGAGAGCACCTTTGATCATAACAACACGAAGATCAGTGTCAATTTTAACAATCCTTAGCTTTCTGATCTTGGTTTTGGTTCCACCCATCCTACCAGGCATCTTCTTCCCCTTGTATACACGTCCTGGAGTAGTTCCAGCACCAATCGACCCCAAAGCTCTGTGACTCTTGGAACCGTGGGTCATTTGCCCCCTCTTGAAATTATGTCGCTTAATTCCACCTGTTCCGTAAttgcaaaaaaacaaaataagagATCAGGCACTGTTCCATGAGGAATTCTGACCAACCAGAACATCAAACACTAATGTTAAAATAATCTGAAATAACATACATTATACGGTATCACATAATACAGGTAGCAGGCCAATCTTGACAATGCAAGCTTATGGCGACAGTAATATTTTTGGAGCAATGCTATTATTCTGAAAAGTGAAAACTACGAGCTTGACTTGTGCACTACACTCTTAAAAAGCAAAAACATGGGCATGCATATAGCTAGCTGGTGTAAAATCTCTAGTTCACACTGTAATCAACTCGACTACATTTGAAAATGGCGAATCTTTTGATTCATTCACGAAGATTTGCCAGATTTTTCATCAGAAAGATTTTTTACTAATCCTTTGCCACAACATCAATATACCTAACAACCTCCCTTTAACATCACGGCGCAGCTAGGATTTCCTTACTAGCCAACAATCTTGAAATCAAATCAGCTTTCTGGTTATCAAAAAGCATAACTTATGCTGCTGCAAAATCCAATGTCCATTAACTCCTAACATTATATCGAGATGAATTCCCAGTTCCCACTCCTACACCCACCCAAAGTCATCACTAAATGTGAAAAGAAGACGATCAACACTTCTTAGACATTTAAGATGCAAAATCTTTAGACAAGAACCAACGAATGATGAAAGTGCAGCATGGATTGGCCATGATTCAGCAATTGAAACCATTGCTGAAACTGCAGTTCTTAATAAGAGGCCTACATTGCTTCGTTGGCTTAAAACAGGAAGTAAAATAAAAGGAGCTTcagaaatttcaaaatgaaatgcTCCAATAAATGGAGACCAAATCAAAGAAACCCACATTGTTTATTTTCATCAGCAAATGAAAAACACCAAGGAAGTCTGTTATTCACAAGAACATTAAATCTCCAACTTCGTAAACCTCATTATCTCATGGCTTAACATGTGCCTAAAATCCTCAAAATTCTTTAAGCTCTCCATCCTCAAGATTTTATCGCATTCAATAACTCAAGCAGAAAAAACAAACATATCGTTTAAGCTTAACCGTAAATAAATCATGAACTACagcgtgttttgcaatttcaacatgaattttaaatgtttacaatcgaATCACTGATTGAAAATAGAATCAATTGCTGCTGATATGGAATGCCATAACCCAAAACCAAAAGGCATGTTAAGCTGAGTTCCAACATCCACGTCACCACTGTTTTGAATTGCAATTACTATTAGGTTATGTCAAAATTGCAAAACAAACCATAGTTCATGATTAGATCAAGATTCTCTCAAATTCACTTGAATTTGCATCATTTCTTACAAAATGAAAGGTGTAAAAGAGTCTAAAATTAACGTAAGTTGAACTACACCTCTCATTTTGCAAAGGAGGACATTACCCTACTGTCTATGCACTTCTAAGACTGTCACTCTCTTACAAACAACAAAGAACAACACCATTTCAGCTCACCAACTACAATCTTCTTAATAAAAAGTAGTAAACGAAGCACTCAATCACACAATTATGCACCAAACAAACACTTGGCAGTTtaaatttcacaaaaaaaaagaaagaacaaaGAACAAACCTTGAAACCCTTTGCCAATAGTAGTCCCAGAAACATCAACAAAGTCCCCTTCTTTAAAAAGCTCCTCAAGAACCAACTTTTGCCCAACTTCAAACCCATCGAGACTCTGCAATCTAAACTCCTGCAAATGCCTCATAGGAATAACACCAGCCTTCTCCAAATGACCCAACTCAGGCTTGGTCAGCTTCTTATCCCTAACCCTCCTATAACCAACTTGAACAGAGTCATACTCATCAGTAGCTTGAGTCTTAATCTGAGTCACAATATTCCCTTCTCGAAAACCAACTACAGTAACCGGAACAACAATCCCATTGCTCTCAAAGTAACTCATCATCCCAAGCTTAGTGCCCATTATTCCAACGCCAGCTTCCATGCTCATCGCCACAATGGAGAGGCCAAATCTTTTGGTCCCATTGGTGAAAGAACTTGTCTTTTGGGTTAAGGAGTGAATTGGGTACTTGGTATTGGGTGAAAGGAAGCTGGTTTTTAAGGAAATGGCGGTTGGGGTTGAGGATTTGGTTTTGAGAAGTGGTGAAGGGGAATAGCATTGGGTTAGTGGAGAAATTGATGAGATTGGCATTTTGATTGttgttttgtttataatttatggAAAATTTTGGTTATAAGAATTGGGTTTGAAGAGAAATGAGAGTTTTACTCATTCATTTGGCGGAAAATGAAGAACATGAAGCAGAATTTGGAAGAGATTGCAGTAAAATCCTTATCCTAAAATCCTTCTCATAGTAAGCAAGGAGGGTTCTGATTCTGTGTGATGCAGACCAGGGGTAAGCCCCACCAGATAAAAATATGACCGTCAGAtgccttattttttttaacctatattttaaattacaaaaatttaaaagatagtGTTCGATATTACCAAAATTAGAAATTAACattgaaatgataaaataagttaaagtttatttttaaagcaattaagcaATAATCTCAGAAACCCAAATCGAGACGCTCTTAATTGGCTCAAAGGTATTTCGAAGATTATTATTAAGTCGGATTGTTTGGAGGTTATCAATAATCTCAAAAATCCAAATTGAAATACTAACAATGAGTTGACTAATGAGTGCATTCGGTTAGTAAATGAGTACAATAATTTACGCTTTGTTTTTATTAGgagatctgcgaatcagacaaCGCATTGTCTTGCGCAACATGTCCGTTTTTTATCAGGTCATCGGGATTAGTTTTTTTGGTCTCGAAGTCCTAAATACTGTACTCGTCTTGGATTCGTTTTAATGAAGTTAATTTTCGATCAAAAAAAAGTTAGAAGTttatttttaaagcaattaagcaaaataaaaataaggattaattcctaaaaaatcacgaactttacacgaagtttcattttaatcataaactttaaaagttgtcatttaaaggcacgaactttcattttgtttcaaatctatcgccaaagtaaaatccggcgTATTTTATCttaccaaaaattcctaatcccaTATActctaaataaaagataataagatttgatgtcgatttataatttgggtctttcattaatgatttattgaagaatttagtcaacaaaaatacactgagataatagatttgaaacaaaatgaaagtttgtgcctttaaatggcaattttaaaggtcatgattaaaataaaacttcgtgtaaagttcgtgatttttttaggaattaatcctaaaaataaaatggaatcaaattaaaaattagttaagCATTAAAAACCTCGTTTCCTCCATCACCGGCACCACTGTAATGAACCCTCTTTCGAAGAACATCGCCGACGGGCTGAAACCCGAAGCAGGGTTGGAAATGCTACAGGCTTACAAAGGCGTAAGAATCAATTACGAAGCTAGAAAAAACGTTTCGACCTATGTCCCTTCCTCCTTGATGATGGACCACATTGTCCATTTGATCAACTCAACTCTACTCGACAGCTTTCACTTCCGGCGAGCTTGTCCCGACTACCACCCTTACATTCTCCGCCTTTACTACGCCGTTTTATTCATCATTCAAGTCATGCGTGCTTCTCGCCACGCAAATATTCTCTCTGCAGAGGGTAGCCAAACCCTCAGCTACCTGCTCGACGTTTTCCCCCCTGAATCGCTTCCCGTCTCAGGTCCCCTTCTAGAGCTATTCAAGACTTTGTGCTGCTCCCAGCCGGAGAACCCCACCTATGGGCTGGTTTCTCCCCGGCTTCCGATCCCCCTCGGCCCAGCTACTCGTAGAGATTTTATGCTCACCGCCGCCGAGCACCATATTATCCCCAACATACCAGGGATTATGGCGTTGATCGCTGATCTTAATGACAAAATCAACCCCGCCAGCGACAACCAGGCTGTCTATCCCGCCAAAGGGAAGCACATTCCCGTCTCCAGCACTGCGACTTCCGCCACCGTATTTGGCCATCATTCCTTTGGTGCTGCCGCCACTCGCACCACTGCTTATAAGTGGAGCCTCTGCTCCTCAGGTCTTCAATATCCTTGTGAAGCAGATGAAAAGCTTCATGAGGAATTCGCTGAACGACTAGACAGCTTCGATTTTCCGGCTACCGCGGAAACAGACGTCCTGTCTAGTTTTAACGGTTTCTTGCATGTATCCAAGAGCCAGAACTGGTTTGCCAATGTGCGAGCCGTTGCTGCCGATGTAGCCCCATTCTTTGAAGGCTCTGGCACACTGGCTGACTGTCCACCTTTTGGGCTTCCGATCAACCAGATTGTAGTGAAATACGCTGCACCTGAACATGCGCCGGCAGAGCCAGCTGGTCTCTTCCGCTTTGCATTCTCGCTGAAGACGACCTGCAGGTCGCTTCCTGAGCTCGCTGAAGCTATGGCTTCTCTAGCTCAAACCAATGTCGACTTTCCAGAGAATCATCTGCTGTTGAGTAGCGTCGATGCAAGAAACCGTATCGGACCCTTCTGGTCCATTAGACCTATAGAATCATCGATCATTGATGATTCATCCTATTTATCTTTGGGATTAGTAGTCAAGAGTTTGTTCAAGCCTCAGGGCTAACGCTGATCACTCCACAAGCGTTTTCATTATCCTCATTTTCAGGACTGATAATGCACCTTCCTCTATTTGAAAACTAGcaaatttatggatttaactaaAATGAGAAATTGAAAGTGTCATTTTATTAGTATGTACTTGAGAAAGGATtgttagatttttaaattttcatcaccaaattagaaagaaaaaaaaacacaagatAATTTAGTCTAacttccattattattattttggtcATTATTctatcattatttttgtatatatattcaattatataaaatttaacataatgATAGAAACCTAAAAAATTTAGAGTCCTGCTCTCTTCCCCAACTGTAACAAGAAAAAGGCAAAAATAATGGGATAATGGCTTTATGAATGCCTAAACAATGGCATATACTTGGAGGTTGATGATGGTTCATTACCATGACCAACAATTATTATATTCTGACAAGTGAAAAATGGTAAACAGGTTACAACTAAATGAATAAATACATCAAATTACAGCATAAAATAATCACCTATTATTGCAAAATTTCAACTGTGTCTACTCTAATCTCTCTATCAATCAACAACAATGGATTTAAATTTAAAGGGCTCTCAAATGTCTGCAGGGTCATTGACCTCCTGTACAACCAAATAGAGCAAAGTTCTCAGTTCATTTACTTTGCAGCAGTTCTGAGGGAAAAAGATGACATGTATCCTGAATTTTATACTCACCTTGTTCTCCAGTACGACTCCATCAGGAATTTCCAGTCTCATCCCAGGTTTTGCGACTATACTTACTCGCCCCTTCAAAAACATGTCGTAATTCAGCCAAAATTGACAATTGGAAAATGATAATAAAGAAGTTGTAACTTGTAACAGATAATAAACTTAAGTTTAACATGCACTACGTGAATTTTACTCCATTAATCAGCCATATGGAGCTAACACACTGATTCATATGCATTAAACATAATCGTGCCGACTGCCCCAAACCCTCTCCCCCTACTTCTCCTATAACAGACCACTAAAATTGAACTAGCGCATGCCTGCTCCTTGTTTTACCCATCTAGGGGTATGTGAAACCCGAACAAAACCTAgtattcggttcggttattcAGTTTAACACTATAAAAGAATTTCAATTGGTTTtgtaagtaaaaaaaaaaattagttcagCTTTGGTACAAACAAACTGAATAAAAATTGGTTTAGTTCAATACAAATCAAATGCAGACCCCTGTCAAGTTCCAACTATTGAGAGTTTAATGGATAATATCTAATCTTCCAAAGTTGCAGAATGAACCTACACATGAGCAGAAACTACAGAACTTCCCTCATAAAGTGACAAGAAAATCCAGAAATCAGATTTACTTCCCAACAGGCATCCAATAGCCTAACAAAAGAAGGAAGTATGATATGACTTGAGATATATGGAACATGTAAAATACCTTAAGCGTCACACCAGCTCCAAACCACACATCACCAGTTACTTTCAAGCTATCCAACCCAACTGTGCTAGGAATGGATTTGAAGCGACTTAGAAATTCACTGACCTGAAAAAGGACAAAAAAACATCGTAAGCCAGGAGCACtcagataaaaataataagccAGCAGAGTTGCTTCACACCTTTTCAAATTCAGGTCCTAAATCAATAGATGGATTTACAGGGTTAGCTCTAGCAGTGTTTCGAACTAAGGTGCCTTCAGCAAATGAATACATATCAGACTGCAGAGAAAAATACCAAAATTAGTCCCAAGCAAAGATTCAAGGATTTTGTGGTTCTCTTGTGATTATTTAGCCAAGAGGAGTTTCAGTACCTGAAGAAGAAGTAAATTTGATGTTGCATTAAGCGGAACTAACTGAGATTGAGGGACAATTAAGCCAATAGGTTGCTCAAAAAACTGGTTCAACATTAAAATGGTTTAACATTAGAAATCtatgatttatttattagaATATAAAGCACAAGAATcaatataaaagataaatacCCATGTTATAGAACTAGTTAATGTTTTTTGCGACATACTTTATTTACCATCTATTTCCTATAAGCAACATTGGTTTCagatactcttttttttttgctagAATAAGCACAATGAACATCACATCAGCGAATTATATTAAGGAGATAACACCACCTTTGGAGTACATAGATTCGATACATCAGTGTCCACAAGCCTGCGGATAGCTTTCAGATTCATCCATCTGATGCAAAATAACAAAAGTCGTGGTTATTATCCTTAGCCAACTTCTGGaaaccaaaaattaataaaacaaatccctGCAGAAAAAACTACTCACAAGTTTCTTGTATCAATAAATTTGAACTTCTCCGTCTCCTTGATAGCACAAATACAAATCAAGCTTAATAAAGTCAGGAAGAGTTCTTTACATAACAACAAACATGTAAAAACCTTAGTAACCCGTTGTTATCTTCACAAATGACGTTCAGACAGAAAAAGTAAACAAAAAACAACAAACAGCTAATTGAAAGAGAAAAGCAAACCATAACTCACATGCTTAGAGGGATCTTGTGTGATTTGTGAAAGCTGCAGTACGTTGAAGCAAAAATGTTACTTAGAGCAATCGTCTCTTTTTCTTATTAACTTGTAATAATTATCAAATACAAATGTTAAGGTAAAACTTAACAAGACAAGTGGTGGCCACCAATTGGCCATGCCTCGATGACTATTTGACATTTGATATTAATTGAAGGTGCTTATTCCATTCTAAGGTCTTTGACATACAGTATCTGACGAATAACTTAACTAATCCTCAAACCCAAAATATTGGGAAGACTAATGATTTAGTTTCCTCTGTTCACCTGAGCCAATTTAAGATATGCATATGAAAGCAATCATATTTTTCTTATAGTCAACAAAAATTTATGGATCATACAAAAATATTGTTACAGAAGAGTGTAAAGTTACTTGGGAAGAAACATGAAAGAATTACTTGAGAAGAAACATGTTTAGTCAGATTATATGTGTCAATACTTTGTGCATTAGATATTAAGCATTCACATATATGGTAGGAATAGATAGTCACAAGCCAAGGGTAAAGGTCGCCATTTCGCATAGTGCTTACAACCTACAGGATATACTCCACTAGCAATCTATAAGTGCCTACAAAGTTATCTAATTAATGGCACTGGTATCGGGTCATACAACTCTATGATCTACTAAAAGTTTCTGGAGATCCTCATATATCATGGGACAAACTGTTTTCAAGCATTTAAAGCTTGATCATTTGAATTCAtcactttattttttatgtaatattgGATATTTAAACCTCTTCATTGATCATAATGAGCCATCTAAAACCTCAAAAGACTGTCAGAAGGGGGGATTGGAGACAAGCAAAACAAGAAATCAAGTTAAACCTAAACCTGAAATCTTCCTTGGCGCTGAGTAAGCATATTATTCCTCATATAAGTTGACGTGGTTGGAGTTACCTGAGAATACCAAAGAGTAAATGAATTTCTGagctttaagaaacaaaataaagataaatttatcaCCAAGTACCTCCATACAGTATTCAATCCTGTTTTGGGCCAAATGATTTAAGATTTCTAGGGAAACAATCAAGGAGAACAGCTGCCAACATATTCTTTTCTTGAAACCACATTATTTTGCATATCCCTCAaatcagataaaaaaataactatcaAAATTAAAACTGTAGTGAGGATACTCGGATCAAGGAGAGTAGCTGTGCTGTCTGAGCTAACGACATGTGCATATTCCTTTCCCTGGAAGCAAGCAGAAGAATGATGTTTTAAAGGAAAAGCAAATcttaaaaagtcaattttagTGTCATGTACTAGTCTAgattttatgatgaataaacttcaattaaaaaaaagaatgtGATTAAATGCTAACAATTAAACATATATCTACCTGCGATAAAAGCACATCGAGAGTTCCACTCTTCATCAGGGAAATTAAACCTGCAGCATCTTCTGAAGGATACCTGCGGATGCAAAAGTTGAAGACCATTTAGAAAGTTTCACCAACTGCCAATAAAAGAAACAGAACACAGAAAATAACCACCACAAAGATCCTTCAGTGAAATGGAGCTTTTCTAACTTTATATATTTAACAAGCTTTGGGGAAATAAACAACAATAACACCATTACTGTTTGAAATGTATATTCAATTTAGTGGGCATGAAACATCAATAAATTGCCTAATGCTGTGCAATAAACCAGCCACTTTTCCTTGAAGCAATTTAAAGATAGAAACCAATTTCAAAAGGCATTTACTCCCATCATCCAGACGCTCCACAACAACAAAGCATATTTCGAAGATATACTGCCATCCAATTTTCCCCAGTAACCTCTGAACCAAGCAAAGCTCTCCAGAATTTCCAGACAAACACAGTTCTCAGAACAACTGAAACTCTGTTATGAATTTACCAAGCTATTTCATTGTGCAGTTGCAACACATAGACTCGTTAAGCTTAATCATAATTTTCTACAAGCCCCTTGCCTTTCAAATTCTGAAAACGGCATAAGCAACGACAACAAAAAAGCTCACCTTGAGCCATAGTTTTCCAAAATTTAGAAATTCAAAGTAAAACTTGAGAACTAGCAGGAAATATCAAATGACATTAACAAGTTCTATACTCACGTAGCAGAACAAGATAGAAGTAAAATCGCTAGACTTggatattataataaaaaaagagataTCAGCAGAATACCAGTGAAAATAGATCTTTATATGTCCAGTTATAGTAGATAATAATATACTAGAGGACAGAAAAAATTGACACTATTATGGCAATTCTAAAGGAAAGACACACCCAGGTAGAAAATTCCATACAATTTATCCTCA is part of the Mercurialis annua linkage group LG3, ddMerAnnu1.2, whole genome shotgun sequence genome and encodes:
- the LOC126673841 gene encoding IAA-leucine resistant 2, which gives rise to MNPLSKNIADGLKPEAGLEMLQAYKGVRINYEARKNVSTYVPSSLMMDHIVHLINSTLLDSFHFRRACPDYHPYILRLYYAVLFIIQVMRASRHANILSAEGSQTLSYLLDVFPPESLPVSGPLLELFKTLCCSQPENPTYGLVSPRLPIPLGPATRRDFMLTAAEHHIIPNIPGIMALIADLNDKINPASDNQAVYPAKGKHIPVSSTATSATVFGHHSFGAAATRTTAYKWSLCSSGLQYPCEADEKLHEEFAERLDSFDFPATAETDVLSSFNGFLHVSKSQNWFANVRAVAADVAPFFEGSGTLADCPPFGLPINQIVVKYAAPEHAPAEPAGLFRFAFSLKTTCRSLPELAEAMASLAQTNVDFPENHLLLSSVDARNRIGPFWSIRPIESSIIDDSSYLSLGLVVKSLFKPQG
- the LOC126673842 gene encoding 50S ribosomal protein L3, chloroplastic, giving the protein MPISSISPLTQCYSPSPLLKTKSSTPTAISLKTSFLSPNTKYPIHSLTQKTSSFTNGTKRFGLSIVAMSMEAGVGIMGTKLGMMSYFESNGIVVPVTVVGFREGNIVTQIKTQATDEYDSVQVGYRRVRDKKLTKPELGHLEKAGVIPMRHLQEFRLQSLDGFEVGQKLVLEELFKEGDFVDVSGTTIGKGFQGGIKRHNFKRGQMTHGSKSHRALGSIGAGTTPGRVYKGKKMPGRMGGTKTKIRKLRIVKIDTDLRVVMIKGALPGKPGNLLRIAPAKIVGKNIPKN